From Humibacter ginsenosidimutans, a single genomic window includes:
- a CDS encoding PH domain-containing protein, with product MPQRLDIAPGDPTTQWQRVSPKYVVVVIVSSLVGGVIAAAIAVFAWLVLRWDWAWIALVVIVVIAIVQLIIAPRRARAIGYVLRDDDLLMRRGIMFQRFVAVPYGRMQLLDIERGPIDRMLGLAELKFVTAAASSRVSIPGLVEADAAWLRDRLIELAESRRTGL from the coding sequence GTGCCGCAACGACTGGACATCGCCCCCGGCGACCCGACGACGCAGTGGCAGCGGGTGTCGCCGAAGTACGTGGTCGTGGTGATCGTCAGCTCGCTGGTCGGCGGCGTGATCGCCGCGGCGATCGCCGTGTTCGCCTGGCTCGTGCTGCGCTGGGACTGGGCGTGGATCGCGCTCGTCGTCATCGTCGTGATCGCGATCGTGCAGCTGATCATCGCGCCCCGCCGCGCCCGCGCGATCGGCTACGTGCTTCGTGACGACGACCTGCTCATGCGGCGCGGCATCATGTTCCAGCGTTTCGTCGCCGTGCCGTACGGCCGCATGCAGTTGCTCGACATCGAGCGCGGACCGATCGACAGGATGCTCGGGCTCGCCGAGCTCAAGTTCGTGACGGCCGCGGCATCCTCTCGCGTCTCCATCCCGGGCCTCGTCGAAGCGGATGCAGCGTGGCTGCGCGACCGCCTCATCGAGCTCGCCGAATCGCGGCGCACGGGGCTCTGA
- a CDS encoding PH domain-containing protein produces MTQSYTTATGLADGEWHRMHKATPLLRGGIAIVAVVGVIVANLRERIVAFFLNTPDYPSGDPVDVIVRHNFVWPAIGIAAAVIAVCVGVFALSWRVQTFRVTHQAVELRSGILRRQERKARLDRIQGINVQRPVFARLFGAAKLEIVVAGHDANVHLAYLPSKVTETLRREILRLASGVRAEEAAEAAASSPLSELGERRPEPVEGPKGVAPGQPFDSASPRSGSGRVGDLLLDRANEFISPADLDPDAAPPASVVRMHPGRLAGSLLLSGPSLVMFAIVIAMIAGASTGRLWLIIVIFPTVLSLGGLYIRRFSKAVRYNIAGSDAGVRIGFGLLTTSSETIPPQRIHAVELLQPVAWRPFGWWQMRMNTAGHTHGKNSAGEARTTTLPVGSVRDVQRVLPLLLPGMDDAVRDAIAHAGMVARADQSAFSSAPRRAAWLRPFSWRKTGYTIADGVVVFRHGALWRRVMFVPLARLQSVEVEQGPARRILGLASADAHLVDGPVHAKLPVADVRAAQELFALVSSGAIAWAEVEHGAHPLPGSAQSSDPRPERAQQVDAPLSGTPSPDGEDA; encoded by the coding sequence GTGACCCAGTCGTACACCACAGCGACCGGCCTCGCCGATGGCGAGTGGCACCGGATGCACAAGGCGACCCCGCTGCTGCGCGGCGGCATCGCGATCGTCGCCGTCGTCGGCGTGATCGTCGCGAACCTGCGCGAGCGCATCGTGGCCTTCTTCTTGAACACCCCTGACTACCCGTCAGGCGACCCCGTCGACGTGATCGTGCGACACAACTTCGTGTGGCCGGCGATCGGGATCGCGGCAGCGGTGATCGCGGTGTGCGTCGGAGTGTTCGCGCTGTCATGGCGGGTGCAGACGTTCCGGGTGACGCACCAGGCCGTCGAGCTGCGCAGCGGAATCCTGCGCAGGCAGGAGCGCAAGGCGAGGCTCGACCGCATTCAGGGCATCAACGTGCAGCGACCCGTGTTCGCGCGGTTGTTCGGGGCGGCGAAGCTCGAGATCGTGGTGGCCGGTCACGACGCGAACGTGCATCTCGCCTACCTGCCGTCGAAGGTGACGGAGACTCTGCGCCGGGAGATCCTGCGGCTGGCATCGGGGGTGCGGGCGGAGGAGGCGGCCGAGGCGGCGGCCTCGAGTCCGCTGAGCGAGCTCGGCGAACGCCGCCCAGAGCCGGTCGAAGGACCGAAGGGTGTCGCGCCCGGGCAGCCCTTCGACTCTGCGTCGCCTCGCTCAGGGAGCGGCCGCGTCGGCGACCTCCTCCTCGACCGGGCGAACGAGTTCATCTCGCCAGCCGACCTCGACCCGGATGCCGCACCGCCGGCATCCGTCGTGCGCATGCATCCCGGCCGGCTGGCCGGCTCGCTGCTGCTCAGCGGGCCCTCGTTGGTGATGTTCGCCATCGTGATCGCGATGATCGCGGGCGCGTCGACCGGACGGCTGTGGCTGATCATCGTGATCTTCCCGACCGTGCTGAGCCTCGGCGGCCTCTACATCCGACGGTTCAGCAAGGCCGTGCGCTACAACATCGCGGGCAGCGACGCCGGCGTGCGCATCGGCTTCGGGCTGCTCACGACGAGCAGCGAGACCATCCCGCCGCAGCGCATCCACGCCGTCGAGCTGCTGCAGCCGGTGGCCTGGCGGCCGTTCGGCTGGTGGCAGATGCGCATGAACACGGCGGGCCACACCCACGGCAAGAACTCGGCGGGCGAGGCGCGCACGACCACGCTGCCCGTCGGCAGCGTGCGCGACGTGCAGCGCGTGCTGCCGCTGCTGCTGCCCGGCATGGACGACGCGGTGCGGGATGCCATCGCCCACGCCGGCATGGTCGCTCGCGCCGACCAGTCCGCGTTCTCGTCCGCGCCGCGCCGCGCCGCCTGGCTGCGGCCGTTCTCGTGGCGCAAGACCGGCTACACGATCGCGGACGGCGTCGTCGTGTTCAGGCACGGCGCGCTCTGGCGACGCGTGATGTTCGTGCCGCTGGCCCGGCTGCAGAGCGTGGAGGTGGAGCAGGGGCCCGCGCGGCGCATCCTCGGACTCGCCTCGGCCGACGCCCACCTGGTCGACGGCCCCGTGCACGCGAAGCTGCCGGTGGCCGATGTTCGCGCAGCACAGGAGCTGTTCGCGCTGGTCTCCTCCGGTGCGATCGCGTGGGCCGAGGTCGAGCACGGTGCGCACCCGCTGCCTGGGAGCGCGCAGTCCTCCGACCCGCGCCCTGAGCGAGCGCAGCAAGTCGACGCCCCGCTCTCCGGCACCCCATCGCCAGACGGAGAGGACGCCTGA